A genomic stretch from Bacteroidetes Order II. bacterium includes:
- a CDS encoding transporter substrate-binding domain-containing protein: MNNLSYSGKWPLFFLLILLSIAAFWYFKGPNDNTETAKTDGTPAPEVTLEQIRQRGVLRVGMEPESPPMYFEQEGRKQGFDMEVIESLAGRMGVDKVEVVEALYDYLPELAKSGKVDVFMSGYIPDDSIEGVDWSDGYLEFGFCLITKKGSGIQNIRQLKGKKIGIYDDPAAADWVKENIPGYSSLSKYQGVGWLRNLNDGSVDAVIYDYPFAAKEVLEFPDLRIVELNLNTTEYAIGMAKGSADLKNTLNKLLPSFLTSASYERVVKAYLESEAVEVEDLPTSSKAYVVKGGDTLLQIAQTELGDAKKWKEIWELNKKRLPNPNLIKPGFSLQMP; encoded by the coding sequence ATGAACAACCTTTCATATTCAGGCAAATGGCCTTTGTTCTTTCTGCTCATTTTATTGTCCATTGCAGCATTTTGGTACTTTAAAGGTCCAAATGACAACACCGAAACGGCAAAAACCGATGGAACTCCAGCTCCGGAAGTCACCTTAGAACAAATTCGGCAACGCGGTGTTCTACGGGTTGGAATGGAGCCAGAATCCCCGCCTATGTATTTTGAACAAGAGGGCCGCAAGCAAGGCTTTGATATGGAAGTGATCGAAAGCCTTGCAGGACGAATGGGTGTGGACAAAGTGGAAGTGGTTGAAGCCTTGTATGACTATCTTCCCGAATTGGCCAAAAGTGGTAAAGTAGATGTCTTCATGAGCGGCTACATCCCCGACGATAGCATCGAAGGGGTAGATTGGTCGGATGGATATTTGGAATTTGGATTCTGTCTGATCACCAAAAAAGGAAGTGGCATCCAAAATATACGGCAATTAAAGGGCAAAAAAATTGGCATCTACGACGATCCCGCCGCCGCCGATTGGGTGAAAGAAAACATTCCAGGTTATAGTTCTTTGTCGAAATACCAAGGAGTGGGTTGGTTGCGTAACCTCAATGATGGCAGTGTAGATGCCGTCATCTACGACTATCCGTTTGCCGCCAAAGAAGTACTTGAATTTCCGGATCTTAGGATTGTCGAACTTAACCTGAACACAACCGAATATGCCATTGGGATGGCAAAAGGAAGTGCAGACTTAAAAAATACGCTCAATAAATTATTACCATCCTTCCTTACATCGGCCTCGTATGAACGGGTCGTAAAAGCGTATCTCGAAAGTGAAGCCGTCGAAGTGGAAGACCTCCCCACAAGCTCCAAGGCTTATGTGGTAAAAGGCGGCGATACCCTGCTTCAGATTGCACAAACGGAATTAGGAGACGCAAAAAAATGGAAAGAAATCTGGGAATTGAATAAAAAACGGCTTCCGAACCCCAACCTCATTAAGCCTGGGTTTTCGTTGCAGATGCCATGA
- a CDS encoding acyltransferase has translation MMKPAFIPGFHQLRGIASVWVVLFHVKIYLFPEVHPLWLRPLLRGYLLVDLFFVLSGFLIGYLYGKHFKEAISLQTFFSYLKARFARIYPLHLFTLFLLVSWYALNVWGFGKPREYGRIYVEEAIATHLLMVQAWGFHSGNTWNIPSWSISTEWAAYLLFPFLWHVLYRCGKVGAIVGITVGILGYGCLEWLHPKENLDITFDWAVLRGLSGFGIGMALYAFTLLSPRHPFFTFPLSLVKVIFPSFTVITLIVMTYAPTDTLVVALWPCWAWLAYQSSVQTGMLRKALTFLGDISFALYMIHLPVLYLVPQILGMGDPERMGIGDRMGISVIFIGFVLWASYHTYHRIERPSRNWIRTKLGITPLSAVD, from the coding sequence ATGATGAAGCCGGCATTCATACCCGGCTTTCATCAGCTTAGGGGGATTGCCTCTGTGTGGGTTGTTTTGTTCCACGTAAAGATTTATTTATTCCCAGAAGTACACCCGCTCTGGCTTCGGCCTTTGTTACGTGGATATTTGTTGGTGGACTTATTTTTCGTACTCAGCGGCTTTCTCATCGGCTATCTATATGGCAAACATTTTAAAGAAGCTATATCCTTACAAACTTTTTTTTCCTATCTAAAAGCACGCTTTGCACGGATTTATCCGCTACACCTATTCACGCTTTTCCTTTTGGTTTCTTGGTATGCCTTAAATGTCTGGGGGTTTGGTAAACCAAGGGAATATGGCCGCATTTATGTAGAAGAAGCCATTGCCACCCACTTGTTAATGGTTCAGGCTTGGGGATTTCATTCTGGCAACACTTGGAACATCCCCTCGTGGTCTATTAGTACCGAATGGGCAGCCTATTTATTGTTCCCCTTTTTGTGGCATGTGTTGTACAGATGTGGAAAAGTTGGGGCAATAGTGGGAATTACGGTTGGCATTCTTGGGTATGGGTGTTTGGAATGGCTGCATCCCAAAGAAAATTTAGACATCACCTTCGACTGGGCGGTATTGCGGGGTCTGTCTGGGTTTGGTATCGGCATGGCTTTGTATGCATTCACCCTTCTTTCTCCACGACATCCCTTTTTCACCTTCCCGTTGTCTTTAGTGAAGGTGATTTTTCCATCATTTACCGTCATCACACTAATTGTCATGACATATGCTCCAACCGATACCCTTGTGGTTGCCTTATGGCCTTGTTGGGCTTGGCTGGCCTACCAATCGTCTGTACAGACGGGCATGTTGCGCAAAGCCTTGACGTTTCTCGGAGACATTTCCTTTGCCTTATACATGATTCATTTACCAGTCTTATACTTGGTTCCACAAATACTCGGTATGGGTGATCCAGAGAGGATGGGTATTGGAGACCGAATGGGCATTTCTGTGATTTTCATTGGATTTGTTTTATGGGCTTCGTACCACACCTATCACCGCATCGAGCGCCCATCCAGAAACTGGATCCGGACAAAATTGGGCATTACCCCTTTATCGGCTGTTGATTAA
- a CDS encoding FAD-dependent oxidoreductase → MKKSSGHTPLFSSLRRAMRLAIAANKKHTPPADEMLDLYHEAQAKRLLSRREFVALGAGAATLGIVGCLPEPTNKPENTQKTTEIAKIAIVGAGIAGLHAAHVLQKAGVQSVVYEGSGRVGGRIFTGMDVAAPGLYAEMGGEFIDSGHEDMINLCSEFGLKLNDRLDPKGEGRFKNAYFFDGRHYTEQEVIKAFQPIAARMDEDINKLSEYFTYKEFSPDDQRLDKLSIAAYLDSIGVSGWFRKLLDVAWVTEFGRETQEQTALNLLWLISTDTTEGFSIFGESDEQFKIDGGSEQLTRALYKKLQAQIKISHKLEAIRPGKNGGYILSFATGGSTKDVEAEMALITIPFTLLREVDLQIPLPEVKKKAIQELGYGTNAKLYVGFKDRVWHSKNYSGEAFTDEGFQLSWDNSAFQPGPSGGLTLFSGGKTGVTVGNGPPESHINTFMAGVDKAFPGASAARNGQTARFHWPTYEWAKTSYACYLPGQYTTIAGAEFEPVGNLYFAGEHTSLDYQGYMNGGAETGRRAAEGILEKLGKPATS, encoded by the coding sequence ATGAAAAAATCTTCTGGCCATACCCCCCTTTTTTCCTCGTTGCGGCGCGCCATGCGTTTGGCCATTGCCGCAAATAAAAAGCATACTCCCCCAGCGGATGAAATGCTTGACCTTTACCATGAAGCACAAGCCAAGCGCTTGCTTTCCCGCCGAGAATTTGTGGCTCTGGGCGCGGGTGCGGCCACACTTGGGATTGTGGGTTGTTTGCCTGAACCAACAAACAAACCTGAAAACACACAAAAAACCACCGAGATTGCTAAAATTGCCATTGTAGGGGCGGGGATTGCGGGCCTTCATGCGGCACATGTCCTCCAAAAAGCAGGTGTCCAATCGGTGGTGTATGAGGGCAGTGGACGGGTAGGCGGGCGGATCTTTACCGGAATGGATGTGGCGGCCCCCGGTCTTTATGCAGAAATGGGGGGTGAATTTATTGATTCCGGCCACGAAGACATGATTAATCTGTGTAGCGAATTTGGACTAAAACTGAATGATCGTTTAGACCCTAAAGGAGAAGGGAGATTTAAAAATGCCTACTTTTTTGATGGACGCCATTACACCGAGCAGGAGGTTATTAAAGCCTTCCAACCAATTGCTGCCCGCATGGACGAAGACATCAATAAGCTCAGTGAATACTTCACCTATAAAGAGTTCTCGCCCGATGACCAGCGATTGGACAAACTTTCCATTGCCGCTTATTTAGACAGTATTGGTGTTTCTGGGTGGTTCCGAAAACTGTTGGATGTGGCCTGGGTGACTGAATTTGGACGCGAAACACAAGAACAAACGGCACTTAACCTGCTCTGGCTCATCAGTACCGATACCACCGAGGGCTTTAGCATCTTTGGCGAAAGCGACGAACAGTTTAAAATTGACGGCGGTAGTGAACAACTTACCCGCGCCTTGTACAAAAAACTTCAGGCCCAAATTAAAATCTCCCATAAATTGGAGGCCATCAGACCCGGTAAAAATGGCGGCTACATCCTTTCTTTTGCCACTGGCGGCTCAACCAAAGATGTTGAAGCCGAAATGGCCCTGATTACCATTCCATTTACTTTATTACGTGAAGTGGACCTACAGATTCCCCTACCGGAGGTTAAGAAGAAAGCCATCCAAGAATTGGGATACGGAACCAATGCCAAATTATATGTCGGTTTTAAAGACCGCGTATGGCATAGCAAAAATTACTCCGGAGAAGCCTTCACCGACGAAGGATTCCAGCTTTCTTGGGACAACTCGGCCTTCCAACCAGGCCCTTCTGGAGGTCTTACCTTGTTTTCCGGCGGCAAAACGGGTGTTACAGTTGGCAATGGCCCCCCCGAAAGCCATATCAATACGTTTATGGCTGGTGTGGACAAAGCCTTCCCCGGCGCGTCGGCGGCACGCAATGGGCAGACGGCCCGTTTCCACTGGCCCACGTATGAATGGGCGAAAACGTCTTATGCCTGCTATCTTCCGGGGCAATACACCACCATTGCCGGCGCCGAATTTGAACCCGTGGGCAACCTGTACTTTGCGGGAGAACACACCAGTCTTGACTATCAAGGCTATATGAACGGCGGTGCCGAGACGGGACGCCGGGCCGCAGAAGGCATATTGGAAAAACTTGGGAAACCAGCCACTTCCTGA